A stretch of Cicer arietinum cultivar CDC Frontier isolate Library 1 chromosome 5, Cicar.CDCFrontier_v2.0, whole genome shotgun sequence DNA encodes these proteins:
- the LOC101494383 gene encoding heterogeneous nuclear ribonucleoprotein 1-like, which yields MNLKMDSDKAKLFIGGISRDTTEDILKNHFTKYGDVLYSTVSLDRTTRIPRGFGFVTFSDISSAHEALQDTHVILGRTVEVKKAIPRGEQQHQNQLQNRGGNNYNNYECSNDHIRTKKIFVGGLPANISEVEFKRYFERFGRITDVVVMQDSVTHRPRGFGFITFDSEESVQNVMVKTFHDLNGSKVEVKRAVPREENAGYDGFNKIRYNSDRGAAETFPHSSPSNMFPGFAPSPLPWYGNDGVYGYGSTNAYGCWYPMGGYAGNVYVAPSDISRNFWYGQMVPAPQVCQVPYFNTNVAYMGSSVGIVGSAAGSWGYHSIPVSATNLKFDHPFTANGFVQYNLPSPHVVKQGVGTSIHVGINGGVSS from the exons ATGAATTTGAAGATGGATTCTGATAAAGCAAAGCTGTTCATCGGTGGAATTTCTCGAGACACCACTGAAGACATTCTCAAAAACCACTTCACCAAGTACGGTGATGTTTTGTATTCCACAGTCTCTTTAGACCGTACCACCCGAATCCCTAGAGGTTTTGGCTTCGTTACTTTCTCCGATATCTCTTCAGCTCATGAAGCCCTTCAAGACACTCACGTTATTCTTGGAAGAACG GTAGAAGTGAAAAAAGCAATACCAAGAGGTGAACAGCAACACCAAAATCAATTACAGAATAGAGGGGgaaataactataataattatGAATGTAGCAATGATCACATTAGGACTAAAAAGATTTTTGTAGGAGGTTTACCTGCTAATATATCTGAGGTGGAGTTTAAGAGATACTTTGAGAGGTTTGGTCGAATAACTGATGTGGTGGTGATGCAGGATAGTGTAACTCACAGGCCGAGGGGGTTTGGGTTCATAACTTTCGATTCTGAAGAGTCTGTGCAAAATGTTATGGTGAAAACTTTTCACGACTTGAATGGTAGTAAGGTTGAGGTTAAGAGGGCTGTTCCGAGGGAGGAAAACGCTGGTTATGAtggttttaataaaataagatataatagTGATAGAGGAGCTGCTGAAACTTTTCCTCATTCTAGTCCTAGCAACATGTTTCCTGGATTTGCTCCTTCTCCATTACCTTGGTATGGTAATGATGGAGTATATGGATATGGATCAACAAATGCGTATGGTTGCTGGTACCCTATGGGTGGTTATGCGGGGAATGTATATGTAGCTCCATCAGATATTTCTAGGAACTTTTGGTATGGGCAAATGGTACCTGCTCCTCAGGTATGTCAGGTGCCTTACTTTAATACGAATGTTGCATATATGGGCAGCAGCGTTGGAATTGTAGGTAGTGCTGCCGGAAGTTGGGGGTACCATTCCATTCCTGTGTCtgcaacaaatttaaaatttgaccaCCCTTTTACTGCCAATGGGTTTGTTCAATATAATTTGCCGTCACCTCATGTGGTAAAGCAGGGTGTTGGTACTTCAATTCATGTAGGAATTAATGGTGGAGTTTCTAGTTGA